The genomic DNA GAGAACGTCCGGTTGGAGTTGTAACAGGATCGGTAATACTCCATCGACTTCTTCGATGACGTGTACTTTTGAATCGAAATCACCATCTTCACCGTAAGAATCGGTCTTCTTCACGTGCACATAGAAGAAGTCGAAATCTTTCCACGCCGTTTTCACCGTTTCAAACTCTTCTTTCACCGTGTTGCCAGTTTGAATGACCTCCATGCCCACCAGCTTCGCTATACCCCTGTACATGGGATAGGTCGCCACTGCGGCAGCTTTGAGTTTGTAAACTTGAGGAAACTGTGGCAGCTTTGGGTATTTGGAAAATCCACGTATCAAAGCACAGTTCATCTTCGGCTCGTTGGAAAGTACCTTCCTGATTTCGTCTAGGAGTTTGTTGACGATCCGAGAGGTTTTTTCAGCCTCGGCGACCAACGGTTGTGTGTAGATGAAAGGTTTACCCTCTTTTTGTGGATCCGCGTCGGACAGTCTGTCGTCCAGTCCGTCCGCTGTGAGTTTCACGACGAATCTGTGCTCTTTTCCAGGATAAAACGAAATCTTCACATCTTCGATGGATTGGATGGACCTTGCCAATTTTTCAACGACTTTGGAGCTTTCTTCGGTGGAAGGCCTTCCAGCCCTCCGATCCACCACGATGTTTCCTTGAATTGTGGCGAAGTTCGCCCTAGCCACGACATCTTTTTCGCCCACGGGCACGTCTGAACCGAGCGCTTCGAGTATACCGCGTCCAATCTGATACTTCACAGGATCGTAGCCAAAGAGTGCAAGATGTCCCGGTCCACTTCCAGGCGTGACGCCGTGCATGACGGGTATGGTCTGTCCGAGATCTGACTGCTTCGCAAGTTGATCGAGGTTAGGTTTTTTCGCCACTTGCAAGGGAGTTTTACCCTTCTCGTTGGGTACATCACCGACGCCGTCCATAACGAGCAGGACGATCTTAGTACTTGCCGGCTGAACCAATTCACTCAGAATGTGCTGTCTGTCGTACACCTTATCACCTCCAAAATGTTCGTACAAAGACACTTCAGATTTTCATCTTTCATTGCGATCACTTCTTCGAAGGTCGGCTTCACAGAGAGGACCTTCAGCGAAGTGAGGAAAACTTCACTCGCCGAACTGAAAATTCTGCCCTCAACTTCTTCCATAGAGAAACTCTCATCTTCAACTTGTGACACTTTTTTCGCAAATTCCCAACTGTATTCTTGAAGATCGAAGACCACATCGTTCACGTAAGGCTCGAGTTCAAAACCTGCATGTGTCCTCACATGCATCAGCAACCTGGTCAGAGCGATGGCGACGGCGAGCATCGTTCCACTTGGGCAGAATGCGACGACGGCCTTGGTCACGTTCTTTTCCATCGCGATGGGATCCTCACTGCTCGCCAAGTTCACGGCGAGTAAAAGTTTTATTTGGTTGGCATCATCTATCCGTTCATCCTGCATGGGCAGTAGCCCTTCTCTTATCTGTTTCGATCTTTCGTTCTCTGGCAATAAGAAAGCGAGACGTTGAACGTTCAGTTCTCCTCTGACGAGACACTTTTTGACTTTCAAAACGAGTTCTTCAACACAGTTTGAAACTTTCAATGGCCCTCTCCAATCGTTCAAAAAATCCAACAGTTCGAAGGCTTTGGGCTGGAAATGCTGTGGAACTTTTTTGAGTAACTCAAGCCCTTCTTTCTTGTCGACAAACACAGTGAGCAAAGCTCTGTTGTAATGAATGAAGGCATCTTCGCTCAGTTGGCAAGCTTTGTCTATGTGGATTTTCGCTTCCTCATAAAAGCCGAGTCTTCGAAGACACAGTGCGTACTCGTTCAAAAGGATAGGATCGTTCGGCATTCGCTCGGACAACTTTTTTAGAAGGTTCAACGCTTCGAAGTGCTTCCCAAGCCTAGATAGGGTGTGTGTGAGGTTGAACGCACTTTCAAAATCTTCTTTGTTCAACTCCAACGCTCTTTTGAGGGCCTTCTCTGCCCTTTCGTATTTCTGCGTCATGTTGCACGCGACACCGAGACGTGCGTGGGCAAGTTGAAAGTTTGGATCTTTCTGCGTGGCAATTTGATAAAAGTCACACGCGATTCTGACTTCCCCCATCTCCAAGTAGCAGTCACCTATGCGAACCACAGGCAAAAGAAAACTCTGATCCAATTCAAAAGCTTTTTGGTATTCTTCAATAGCCTCTTCGAATTCTTTTCTCGCACGCAAGATGTTTCCAAGCTCATAATGGGCAAGAGGAAAGTTTGGATTTCTTGAAATGCACGAACGGAAACATATCTCAGCTAGTTCGTATTCTTTCTTTTTGACATAAATGAGACCTTTGAAAAAATCGTACCGATAATCTTTTTCTATCCTGCCTGCCTTCTCGATGTATTCGTTCGCCGTTTCCAAATCGTCCACGTTCAGAGCGGATTTGACCTTCTCGTAGTAGAAATAGACCAAGTACGATTCATAGTAAGGATCTTTCGAAACGGAACACTGTGCTTCGAGTCCTCTCAGTATAACGTCGAGTGGGATTTTGTTTTGATCCACAACCAACGGGAGATCCTCTGCAAGGATCGGCAGTTTCACTGGTAAGTTCAATTGCTTAGCTTTGTCAGGTTTGAGTGGGAGAAAGACTATCGCTTTTATCTCGAACCACCTCCTGTGGGGTTTCGAAGCTGAGCTTTCCAAGCTTTCCCTGTGCGATGCTGTTGAAAAAGCTCACTCTCGCTCTGTCTAGATCAGCCGTTCCACCTTTAGAAAGCATCTTTTTTTCTAGAGCATATTTTTCCAAAAAGGCGTTGAGATCCTGTTCTTCAAGGTTGGAAACCTTCGCATATAGCTGGAAAGCATGTTGCAACACTTTTTCGTCCACCATGTCGATGCTGAGACCACCTATGAGGAGCAGTTTCGCGCCGAGTTCGACGCTCCAAAGCTCTGGTAAAAGCAAGCCTGGTGTGTCGAGTACCCTGAACAATCCCTCCACTGAGAACCACTGTAGTGATCTGGTGATACCTGGAACGGCACCAACCTGTGCCGAGCGTTTACCTTTCAGTTTGTTGATCAAGGTGGATTTCCCAACGTTTGGAACTCCGACCACGGCGACGAGCGAGCCACGATCGATCTTTTTGGCCAAAAAGTCGATGAGCTTTTTTCTATCAATGTCTTTTTCGAAGATGAACACTTCCTCGTTTTTGGATCGAAAGTAGTTTTTCCAAAGTTCTGTCACCTTCAAATCGGCGAGGTCTGATTTACCTAGAAAGATCAGATTCTTTTTCGCTCTGAACGGTTCTCTACTGTAAGATCTTGTGGCCATAGGAGCGCGAGCATCCAAAAGCTCTATGACCACATCGATCAATCCGATCATTTTGGATAGCTGTTTCGAAGCCTTGGCCATGTGTCCTGGATACCACATATCGTTTCCTCCTCAAAGATTGTAGCATCGCGGTGGTAGAATAAGGCTGGAGGGTGGTCTTTTGAGAGTCCTCGGTTTGATCTTGGCCGGTGGCCACAGTGAATCGCTTGGTCCTTTAGTTTCGAAGCGTGCAAGTGCTGCTCTTCCCGTCTTCGGAAAGTACCGCGCCATAGATTTCACACTGAGCAACATGGTCAATGCGGGTATCAGAAAGGTCGGTGTGCTGACCCAATACAATCCTCGAAGCTTGATGGACCATCTCGGTTCGGGAAAAGAATGGGACTTGGATAGAAAAAATGGTGGTTTGTTCATCTTGCAACCTTACGTGAGTGCTGAAGGTTCATACTGGTATCAAGGCACGGCGGATGCCATTTTCCAAAATATGACGATCTTGAGGCGCGGAGAAGAAGACTATGTGCTCATAGGCTCTGGAGATCACATATACAAAATAGACTTCACCAAAGTTTTTGAATTTCATTTCTCAACTGGCGCGGACATCACGCTTTTGGTGAAATATCTCGATGAGACTTACGATCTCACGAAGTACGGTATCATGCAGATGGAAGGGCACAGGATCGTTTCGATCGAAGAGAAACCCCAGCATCCCAGAGGCAATCTGGCCTTTTTGGGGATCTATTTCATGAACAAATATTTGCTGATGGAACTTCTCTATAACTACGTTACAAAAGGTGAGAACGATCTGCTCAACATAATCGTAGCGCAACTTTCCAAGCTGAAGGTGCACGGTTTCCTCTTCAACGGCTATTGGAGGAACGTTAAGAAGGGTATAGACGAATATTTCAGGATAAACATGGACGTGTTGAAGAAAGAAATAAGAGAAGAACTTTTCTACAAGTACGGAAAAGTTTACACAAAGCTGAAAGATCTTCCACCACCCAAGATCGGTTCGAGTGCCGTGATCAAGAACAGTATCATCTCGGATGGATGTATAGTCAACGGACATGTGGAAAATTCTGTGCTTTTCAGGGGCGTTATCGTGAAGGCAGGAGCGATAGTTGAAAACTCTGTGGTCATGCAGGATACGGTGATCGAGGAAGGTGCAATAATAAAGAACGCGATTTTGGACAAAGAAGTGTTGATCAGACAACAGAGCAGACTCGTTGGGAAAGAAAAGTTAGCGGTGTTGGAGAAGAGGGCCGTTCTATGAGGTGGTTCGGATGAGACGAGTGCTCGCCTTGATACTCGCTGGAGGCCATGGTAAACGACTCGGTGTCCTCACCGAAAAGATAGCCAAGCCTGCGGTGCCTTTCGGTGGAAAGTACAGGCTCATAGATTTCACGTTGAGTAATTGTGTCAATTCAGGTATATACCACGTGGGGGTACTCACTCAGTACAGACCTCACCTTTTGAACAGCCACATAGGTATTGGAAGGCCTTGGGATTTGGATAGAAAGAAAGGTGGATTGGTCATACTGCAACCGTATTTGGGTGGAATTGCCGGTTGGTACAGGGGCACCGCTGATGCGGTTTATCAGAACATGGAGTTCGTGGACGAAGCCAATCCAGAGCAAGTATTGATACTTTCAGGAGATCACGTGTACGCGATGGACTACAACGATATTTTGGATTTTCATATACTCAAGAATGCTGAAGGAACGATCGCTTGCATGGAAGTACCGATCGATGAAGCGAGCAGATTCGGCATCATGGTGACAGACGTTGAGTCTCGCATAATCGATTTTGAGGAAAAGCCAAAAAAGCCACGATCGAACCTCGCATCGCTCGGTATTTACGTTTTCAATTGGTCCTTCTTGAAGGAATATCTCATCAAAGATGCGGAAAACGAGCAGAGCACGCACGATTTTGGCAAAGATATCATTCCCAGATTGATAAGGGAAAACAGGCGCATCTTCGCCTTCAAGTTCAACGGTTATTGGCGCGATGTAGGTACCATCAGATCTTATTGGGAAAGCAACCTTGAACTCGCAAGACCTTTACCACCGTTGAATCTGTACGACAGACATTGGAGATTCTACACACAGACTGAAGAAATGCCACCAGCTTACTGTGCACCAGAATCGAGGATCTCGAACTCCATCATCAGTGAAGGTTGTGAAATACATGGAATCGTGGAGAACAGCGTGCTGTTTCAAGGAGTGCACATAGGAGAGGGAAGTACGATCAAAAACAGTGTGATCATGACTGGTACCGTCGTTGGGAAAAATTGTGTAATTGAGAACAGCGTCATCGCTGAACGTGTGATAATAAAAGATAATGTGCAGATTGGGGTCGGCAACGATGCGCCAAGTCAGCTCGATCCAGAGGTGTACACGGGATTGATCACAGTCGTTGGTATGTATTCGATCATTCCCGAAAATGTTCGCATTGGGAAGAACTGTGTCGTGGGCGTTGGAGTTTCTGAGAAAGATTTCACTTCCAGTGAGATTCCATCAGGTGGTTTTGTTCTGCACGGAGAGTGATTCTTCTGGACTTTTACTTTGTGGCTTATAAGATTAAAAGCAGAATAACGGCGGAGTTCGGTTTTGGTTTTTTCTTTGGAAAGATCAACGATCCTCCAGAGTACGATGTGTTCGTCGTGCCGACCAGACTGGTCAATCAAATCGTTCTCGATTTGAACGCGGACTACGGAAGCTTCGTGAAATCCTTCAATCAACAGAAAAATAGGCTTTTTGCTCAGTATCCCGAAGTTGACGATATGTCCAGAGAACTTCTCAACTATTTGAAGAGCGCGATCAACATGAGGGGGCCTCAACTTTTCGGTGCCGAGATAACTGCCGCTGTAAAGGATGGTGATGAAGAGCTCGTCAGATACATAGTTCAAGAGTTGTTCAAAGATTGGGCGCCTAAAGTTGAAGCCGATGTGGCCTTCAAACAGCTGAGTTATGAGGATATATCTGCCGAAAGTTACATGCAGCTCTGGGAGGAATTCGAAGCTGAAAATCTCAGTGAAGTGATGAAACGAGCAGATTTGATAGAACTTCCCGAAGTCTTTCCCTTGGTCGATCCCGTGATGGGTAAACCTCTTTCAGAATTCGATCTTGGTGATACAGTGTTCTTTTTGATTTTGAGTGTGAAGGATAAGGAAAAATTTGAAAAGCTCAAACAGTTGTATCCAAAACATTTCTCCCAGACTAGGAACGTGGTCCCGCTTTCAGGTACGTTGGTCGCGAAAGAACTGGTGAAAGGAAAAAAGGGTGAGTATTATTTGATAAAGGTCGATCTTGGAGAGGGATTGATAGGCAAGGGAATGGTTCAGAAATCGATCAAGATCATGGCAGACTATACGAGGTTTCAAGAAAAAGTTTCGTCGGCCTCGATCGGTCAACAAGAGTGGGAGAAAAAGCTCGATCAGATGGTGAGTGCTGAACAACAACCAAAACTGGTGCAAACTGTTCCAACTAAGCCTGAATTTTTCACGAAAGTTGGAAGTGGAGATTTGCTGATGGCATTTTTGATAACTTTACTCATAATCGGAATACTGCTGATCGTGTCGTATTTCTTTTTGATATGAAAAGAGGTTTTCTACTGCTCGATGCCGTGGTAGGAATGTGCATTTTATGCACCGTCGTTGGAATAGCGTTCTCTTGGGTGAAGAACCAAAGGAAGATCGTGGAAAGGTTGTACATCACGGATCTTGCGCATCGTACCGTGGTGAACGTGTTGGTGAGGAATTTGACGTCTTCGAAGATCGATAAAGAAATACTCAACGGTTTTGAATTGGTTCGCAATGATGGTAAGATTGTTTTGAAGTTCAATAACCAGCTTTTCCAGTACGAGGTCGAAGGTGGTCAGCGTTGACGTTGAGGTCCTCAGTTGGAACACTCTACAGACTCGGTTTGAGGAAAGGGTCGGTGGAGAGTTTAAAGACGGCGTACCTCATGCTCGATGGTGTGTGCATGTTCAACTGCAGTTATTGCACACACGCTTCAACTGTCAAAAATCTTTCCTACCTCAGCAGAGTGCTCTGGCCAGAGGTGGAAGATCTTTCGTTTTTTTTCGAGAGATTGGCACACAGTGACTTTGAAAGGGTCTGTGTGCAAGTTGTTTCTTATCCAAAATTTCAGAAAGATCTGTTTGAACTCATAGAGCGTTTGAAAGCTTCAAACAAAGCCATCTCTGTTTCAGTAAGGGCAGTGAGTTTGGATCTTGTGAACGAACTGTTCAAGCATGGTGTAGATAGGTTGGGGATAGCGATCGATGTCGTGAATGAGGAACTTTTCAGAAAATTTAGGGGCGGAAATCTACTCGAATTGAAACGCTTGATAGAAACTTCGGCTCGATCCTATGTGAACAGGATAACGACGCACATCATCGTTGGACTGGGGGAGAGCGATAAGGAACTCTTCGAGACGATGGTTTGGTTGAGGGACATCAACGTTGAAACTGCTCTGTTTGCTTTCATACCTTTGAAAGGAACCATTTTGGAGAGCCATCCAAGACCTTCAATCGAGAGGTATAGAAAGATACAACTTGCACGTTTTCTGATCTACAGAGGTTTAGAGCGAGTCATCGAGTTCGAAGGTGAAACGATCAAAAGCTTCAAATGGCTCCCTTCAGATTCATACAGAGCCTTCCTGACGAGTGGTTGTCCTGACTGTACTAGACCTTACTACAACGAAAATCCATCCGGTCCACTCTACAACGTTCACTCTGAAGAGTTGTTGAGAGCGATGTCGAACTCGCTGGAGGTGATAGGGTGAAACTTTTGACCTTCAAAGGTGGCACACATCCACCAGAAAAGAAAGAATTGGCGAGAGAAAAACCTTTGGTGAAGATGGATCCACCTCAATTCGTGTACGTGTTTTTGTCGAACCATGCGGGCGCACCGTCGCGACTCGTGGTGAAGGAAGGCGATTCGGTTAAAACAGGTCAAACGATCGGTGAACCGGGCGGATTCATCTCCGCTTACCTCCATTCACCGGTTACAGGTGTGGTACGTAAGATAGACAAGCTTTATCATCCGGTGCAGGGTCGTCCCATGGAGGTTGTGGTGATCGAGCGAACCGACGAAGATCGATGGCAGTTGCTCGAACATAACGATTGGGAAAATCTCAGTAAAGAACAATTGTTGGAGATCATAAAGCGTGCAGGCATCGTTGGTCTCGGCGGAGCCATGTTCCCGACTCACGTGAAGTTGAACCCACCGGCTGGTAAGACGATAGATACGTTCATAGTGAACGGTGCGGAGTGCGAGCCGTATCTCACGGTGGATCACAGACTCATGCTCGAAAAAGCCGAGGACCTCGTGCTCGGCATGAAGATAGTGATGAAGATACTCAACGCGAAGAGGGCTTACATAGGTGTAGAGTCCAACAAGGTGGATGCTTATGAGCATCTCAAAAAGGTCTGTTCTGATGGTTCCATAGAAGTTGTACTTTTAAAAACTAAATATCCACAGGGTGCTGAGAAGCAACTGATCTACGCCATCACGGGGAGAAAGGTACCAGTCGGAGGTTTACCTATGGATGTTGGAGTCATCGTTCAAAACGTTCAAACTGTGATCGCGATAAAACAGGCTGTGATAGACAGAAAACCTTTGATAGAGAGAGCTCTGACCATAACGGGTGAAGCTATCAACAACCCGATGAACGTTGTGGCGAGGGTAGGTACCACCATCCAACAGCTCGTCGAGTTTGCAGGTGGATTGAAGGAAGACGCAGAGAAACTGATCATGGGAGGCCCCATGACTGGCATAGCGGTGAACAGGTTGGACATTCCCATCCTCAAAGGCACTTCTGGGATCACCGTATTACCACACGAAAAAGAAGCTGTCAAAAAGCCTTGCATCAGGTGCACCAACTGTGTGATATCTTGTCCTATGGGTTTACAACCATATTTGCTCTATCTGCTCGGTAACAAGAAGAAATACGATCAAGCAGTCGATGAGGGACTCATGGCTTGTATAGAATGCGGTGTCTGTGCTTATGTGTGCCCATCGAAGATCGATCATGTGAGAGTTATAAAGCTCACCAAGAGGGTGTATCAGGCATTGAGAGGTGGTAAGAAATGAAACTCTTAGTGAGTGAAGCTCCACACATAAGAACTCAAGATTCAGTCAGGTCCATAATGTTGGACGTTCTTTTGGCATTGGCACCTGCAGTGGCGATAGCCAGCTTTTTCTTCGGTTGGTATGCGCTCTTTCTCTGTCTCTTTGGAGCAGTCTCGGGTGAGTTGATCGAATGGTTCATAATGAAGGTACTTCGCAAGCAAAAGGAGTTCAGTTTCGATTTGAGTGCCGCCGTCACTGGTCTTTTGCTCGCGATGAACCTTCCACCCACAGCGCCGTGGTGGCTCTTACTGATAGGCCTTTTGGTCGCACTCGGTGTTGCGAAGCACGCTTTCGGTGGTATAGGTCAGAACATCTTCAACCCCGCGCTCGTTGGAAGAGTTTTCCTGTTGATTTCTTTTCCCACACTGATGACCAAATGGACCAATCCAGTGAGAAACTTCAGTAAATCCGCTTGGGATGCGATGACTTCGGCGACCGCACTCGGCGTACTGAAGAATGAAGGTTTCTCAGAAGTTGTGAAAAGGTTCAGTTACGTTGATTTGTTCTTTGGAAATGTGGGTGGATGCATCGGAGAAACCAGCGCTTTTGTCCTCATTCTCGGCTTCATCTATCTTCTGTACAGAAAGAGGGTCAATCCGATCATACCTGCAGCTTACATCGGCACGGTCTTCGGCTTTGCGAGCATCATGTATTTATTGAACGCAGAAAGATTTGGAACACCGCTGCTACACATCCTCAGTGGTGGTCTCTTTCTGGGTGCACTGTTCATGGCCACCGACATGGTCACCAGTCCCATGACGTTGAAAGGCCAAGCGGTGTTCGGTGTTGGGTGCGGTGTGGTGACGATGATCGTCAGATTGTTCGCAGGATATCCTGAGGGTGTGTCGCTCGCAATATTGCTCATGAACGCACTCGTACCTCTCATAGACAGGATCTTCAAGCCGAAGATCTTTGGGGAGGTCAAGGTATGAAAGAATACATCAAAACAGGAATCATATTGATGGTTTACTGCACCATCGCTGGTTTTGCGTTGGGATTTGTTTACCACATAACGAAGGATAGAATCGCTCTGACCGAGATACAGGAAAAACTCGGCGCCGTCGAGACCGTTTTAAAAGATGAAACAGGAAACTACATCGTGCCGTTGGATCAGTTGAAGTCCGTGGTTTCGCAGACAGATCAGGAAGTGAAAGTGATCTTTGAGAACGCCAAGGGAAAGGTTTATTCTCCAATCTACGAGTTCGACTCGCCTCAGGGGAAAGTTTATGTGCTCACGGGTTCGAGCCTCGGTTACGGTGGACCCGTGACGGTCGTTGCGTGTTTTGTGAAAAAATCTGAAGGTTTTTCACTGTTTTCTTTGAAAGTGACGGACTTTTCCCAAGAAACGCCTGGTCTGGGAGCAAAGATCGGCGAAGAAGAGATACAGAGAAGGTTTTATCCTATGGAAGCTTCAGCCATAGCCAACGGTGTTAGGGTCGATAAAGACGCAAACTTAACGCATCTGTCGGCCGAAGAAGCCAAAAAACAAGGTGTTGCAAAGGTGAGCGATGTGATGACCGGAGCAACGATCACACCACGTGCTGTGGCGAACGCACTGAACGCCATGCTTGATTACCTGTCGGAGGTGAAAAAATGAGCCGACTCAAGGAGTTCACCAAAGGCTTTTTCAAAGAGAACGCCACGTACGTTCAGGTGCTTGGTATGTGTCCCACCCTCGCCGTGACCACGAACGCGATCAACGGTTTTGGAATGGGGTTGGCAGCAACGGTGGTACTCACACTCTCCAATGTGGCGATATCTTCCGTCAGGAAAGGTGTGCCGAACAAGATCAGAATACCTGTGTTCATAACTCTCATAGCGACTTTCGTCACCATAGTCGATCTTTTGATGCATGCGTTCATGTACAGCCTGTGGAAAGCGCTTGGTATATTCATACCTTTGATAGTGGTCAACTGTATCATAATGGGACGTGCGGAAGCTTACGCTTCAAAAAACGATGTTTTGAATTCAACGCTCGATGGTCTTGGGGTTGGACTCGGTTTCACTGGCTCGCTCGTACTTCTGGGTTCGATCAGAGAAATTCTTGGTAATGGAACGGTCTTTGGTTTGAAACTTTGGGAAGGGTTCAACATGTTCGCTATGATCCTTCCACCTGGTGGTTACATGACTTTGGGATTACTCGCAGCGCTGTTCGGCTGGATCGGT from Pseudothermotoga sp. includes the following:
- a CDS encoding 2,3-bisphosphoglycerate-independent phosphoglycerate mutase, with amino-acid sequence MYDRQHILSELVQPASTKIVLLVMDGVGDVPNEKGKTPLQVAKKPNLDQLAKQSDLGQTIPVMHGVTPGSGPGHLALFGYDPVKYQIGRGILEALGSDVPVGEKDVVARANFATIQGNIVVDRRAGRPSTEESSKVVEKLARSIQSIEDVKISFYPGKEHRFVVKLTADGLDDRLSDADPQKEGKPFIYTQPLVAEAEKTSRIVNKLLDEIRKVLSNEPKMNCALIRGFSKYPKLPQFPQVYKLKAAAVATYPMYRGIAKLVGMEVIQTGNTVKEEFETVKTAWKDFDFFYVHVKKTDSYGEDGDFDSKVHVIEEVDGVLPILLQLQPDVLVVTGDHSTPVSLKSHSWHPVPLMIHSKHTRRGLSSSFDEFECARGSLGTIYAVDVMGLILAHALRLEKFGA
- a CDS encoding tetratricopeptide repeat protein codes for the protein MESSASKPHRRWFEIKAIVFLPLKPDKAKQLNLPVKLPILAEDLPLVVDQNKIPLDVILRGLEAQCSVSKDPYYESYLVYFYYEKVKSALNVDDLETANEYIEKAGRIEKDYRYDFFKGLIYVKKKEYELAEICFRSCISRNPNFPLAHYELGNILRARKEFEEAIEEYQKAFELDQSFLLPVVRIGDCYLEMGEVRIACDFYQIATQKDPNFQLAHARLGVACNMTQKYERAEKALKRALELNKEDFESAFNLTHTLSRLGKHFEALNLLKKLSERMPNDPILLNEYALCLRRLGFYEEAKIHIDKACQLSEDAFIHYNRALLTVFVDKKEGLELLKKVPQHFQPKAFELLDFLNDWRGPLKVSNCVEELVLKVKKCLVRGELNVQRLAFLLPENERSKQIREGLLPMQDERIDDANQIKLLLAVNLASSEDPIAMEKNVTKAVVAFCPSGTMLAVAIALTRLLMHVRTHAGFELEPYVNDVVFDLQEYSWEFAKKVSQVEDESFSMEEVEGRIFSSASEVFLTSLKVLSVKPTFEEVIAMKDENLKCLCTNILEVIRCTTDSTF
- a CDS encoding 50S ribosome-binding GTPase, with amino-acid sequence MWYPGHMAKASKQLSKMIGLIDVVIELLDARAPMATRSYSREPFRAKKNLIFLGKSDLADLKVTELWKNYFRSKNEEVFIFEKDIDRKKLIDFLAKKIDRGSLVAVVGVPNVGKSTLINKLKGKRSAQVGAVPGITRSLQWFSVEGLFRVLDTPGLLLPELWSVELGAKLLLIGGLSIDMVDEKVLQHAFQLYAKVSNLEEQDLNAFLEKYALEKKMLSKGGTADLDRARVSFFNSIAQGKLGKLSFETPQEVVRDKSDSLSPTQT
- the glgD gene encoding glucose-1-phosphate adenylyltransferase subunit GlgD translates to MRVLGLILAGGHSESLGPLVSKRASAALPVFGKYRAIDFTLSNMVNAGIRKVGVLTQYNPRSLMDHLGSGKEWDLDRKNGGLFILQPYVSAEGSYWYQGTADAIFQNMTILRRGEEDYVLIGSGDHIYKIDFTKVFEFHFSTGADITLLVKYLDETYDLTKYGIMQMEGHRIVSIEEKPQHPRGNLAFLGIYFMNKYLLMELLYNYVTKGENDLLNIIVAQLSKLKVHGFLFNGYWRNVKKGIDEYFRINMDVLKKEIREELFYKYGKVYTKLKDLPPPKIGSSAVIKNSIISDGCIVNGHVENSVLFRGVIVKAGAIVENSVVMQDTVIEEGAIIKNAILDKEVLIRQQSRLVGKEKLAVLEKRAVL
- a CDS encoding glucose-1-phosphate adenylyltransferase, which codes for MRRVLALILAGGHGKRLGVLTEKIAKPAVPFGGKYRLIDFTLSNCVNSGIYHVGVLTQYRPHLLNSHIGIGRPWDLDRKKGGLVILQPYLGGIAGWYRGTADAVYQNMEFVDEANPEQVLILSGDHVYAMDYNDILDFHILKNAEGTIACMEVPIDEASRFGIMVTDVESRIIDFEEKPKKPRSNLASLGIYVFNWSFLKEYLIKDAENEQSTHDFGKDIIPRLIRENRRIFAFKFNGYWRDVGTIRSYWESNLELARPLPPLNLYDRHWRFYTQTEEMPPAYCAPESRISNSIISEGCEIHGIVENSVLFQGVHIGEGSTIKNSVIMTGTVVGKNCVIENSVIAERVIIKDNVQIGVGNDAPSQLDPEVYTGLITVVGMYSIIPENVRIGKNCVVGVGVSEKDFTSSEIPSGGFVLHGE
- a CDS encoding DUF4899 domain-containing protein, whose amino-acid sequence is MILLDFYFVAYKIKSRITAEFGFGFFFGKINDPPEYDVFVVPTRLVNQIVLDLNADYGSFVKSFNQQKNRLFAQYPEVDDMSRELLNYLKSAINMRGPQLFGAEITAAVKDGDEELVRYIVQELFKDWAPKVEADVAFKQLSYEDISAESYMQLWEEFEAENLSEVMKRADLIELPEVFPLVDPVMGKPLSEFDLGDTVFFLILSVKDKEKFEKLKQLYPKHFSQTRNVVPLSGTLVAKELVKGKKGEYYLIKVDLGEGLIGKGMVQKSIKIMADYTRFQEKVSSASIGQQEWEKKLDQMVSAEQQPKLVQTVPTKPEFFTKVGSGDLLMAFLITLLIIGILLIVSYFFLI
- a CDS encoding radical SAM protein produces the protein MTLRSSVGTLYRLGLRKGSVESLKTAYLMLDGVCMFNCSYCTHASTVKNLSYLSRVLWPEVEDLSFFFERLAHSDFERVCVQVVSYPKFQKDLFELIERLKASNKAISVSVRAVSLDLVNELFKHGVDRLGIAIDVVNEELFRKFRGGNLLELKRLIETSARSYVNRITTHIIVGLGESDKELFETMVWLRDINVETALFAFIPLKGTILESHPRPSIERYRKIQLARFLIYRGLERVIEFEGETIKSFKWLPSDSYRAFLTSGCPDCTRPYYNENPSGPLYNVHSEELLRAMSNSLEVIG
- the rsxC gene encoding electron transport complex subunit RsxC, encoding MKLLTFKGGTHPPEKKELAREKPLVKMDPPQFVYVFLSNHAGAPSRLVVKEGDSVKTGQTIGEPGGFISAYLHSPVTGVVRKIDKLYHPVQGRPMEVVVIERTDEDRWQLLEHNDWENLSKEQLLEIIKRAGIVGLGGAMFPTHVKLNPPAGKTIDTFIVNGAECEPYLTVDHRLMLEKAEDLVLGMKIVMKILNAKRAYIGVESNKVDAYEHLKKVCSDGSIEVVLLKTKYPQGAEKQLIYAITGRKVPVGGLPMDVGVIVQNVQTVIAIKQAVIDRKPLIERALTITGEAINNPMNVVARVGTTIQQLVEFAGGLKEDAEKLIMGGPMTGIAVNRLDIPILKGTSGITVLPHEKEAVKKPCIRCTNCVISCPMGLQPYLLYLLGNKKKYDQAVDEGLMACIECGVCAYVCPSKIDHVRVIKLTKRVYQALRGGKK
- a CDS encoding RnfABCDGE type electron transport complex subunit D, whose translation is MKLLVSEAPHIRTQDSVRSIMLDVLLALAPAVAIASFFFGWYALFLCLFGAVSGELIEWFIMKVLRKQKEFSFDLSAAVTGLLLAMNLPPTAPWWLLLIGLLVALGVAKHAFGGIGQNIFNPALVGRVFLLISFPTLMTKWTNPVRNFSKSAWDAMTSATALGVLKNEGFSEVVKRFSYVDLFFGNVGGCIGETSAFVLILGFIYLLYRKRVNPIIPAAYIGTVFGFASIMYLLNAERFGTPLLHILSGGLFLGALFMATDMVTSPMTLKGQAVFGVGCGVVTMIVRLFAGYPEGVSLAILLMNALVPLIDRIFKPKIFGEVKV
- a CDS encoding RnfABCDGE type electron transport complex subunit G, producing the protein MKEYIKTGIILMVYCTIAGFALGFVYHITKDRIALTEIQEKLGAVETVLKDETGNYIVPLDQLKSVVSQTDQEVKVIFENAKGKVYSPIYEFDSPQGKVYVLTGSSLGYGGPVTVVACFVKKSEGFSLFSLKVTDFSQETPGLGAKIGEEEIQRRFYPMEASAIANGVRVDKDANLTHLSAEEAKKQGVAKVSDVMTGATITPRAVANALNAMLDYLSEVKK